One region of Scophthalmus maximus strain ysfricsl-2021 chromosome 13, ASM2237912v1, whole genome shotgun sequence genomic DNA includes:
- the kank3 gene encoding KN motif and ankyrin repeat domain-containing protein 3, which yields MTQSVQVNPKLPDLRSPFMYTSQEEADQPGSYSVQTPYGFQLDLDFLKYVEEIESGHNLRRGPVSSRRLGRGVKLSQRSTSVGGRTSGWTSTESLASPSSEDGRAPPPPPPPRNRLGSAPCEGLSLSPVTLLPVPPLSAGVKVPPPPPLRNPRVERTLLETSRRLQQEQTHKNQNGARFQLADPPKQLLHSPSTQLLQSNWTKPSPQTSGRNTPAAGTPMTPIPPSQLQTVREQMATALKQLKEMEERVKGVPALEKEVAKLRAEKDMLLLALEEKKVAIEVAQQKQQSTESSTQTIETLQTQSQDPQTSPTSPGHKGLGKSVELKMLKEKFEGKEEKPPEPSSKVLVKAPEKVSAVEKKSVATGDEMPMDSVVFYYSQGVKDASVDTKVNVFEKCIGTEAPLVHEEGVQATVETEEAEVWVMESLLGLTSEAQREIDTLQDTIKFQQETIVALEDQLSVTDKDLGTLRAQMEEEAFKVKVEKGVLAKPVTANAQTETLTTVLKHVAVLCCPEVTDACVGEILTADQTDQGTQTDALQKPAEPDPVALVSTGCQWENLFEEKAGEQKVTAPKKRQLTIAEYKVSPDEELISMAEMQEEDQGQKTEPSNTNTGMLKSIMKRKDGSNSGENRTTSKKSLQFVGILNGGYESTSSEEEEEEEDGSSSGESGEGECLDSTEEDEAAIEEETSEEERNVNLDESDTDEETLRAASYSSDAVKEKFELSSKMREACLIVKNHLNDDVKTLKSKEVLSSTHTVQLEWFRISSAKMAQPPRVSDYLMAFSEVSSVLLEHVVNMTDGNGNTALHYSVSHSNFSVVGLLLDTGVCCVDKQNKAGYTAIMLAALSTVKEEDDMAVVKKLFSQGNVNAKASQAGQTALMLAVSHGRQEMVRALLECGADVNVQDDEGSTALMCASEHGRAEIVKLLLEQPGCDISIVDNDGSNALSIALEASHNDTAVLLYAHMNYAKTQPAVGSPKAEQRSHTSPQKPWPEY from the exons ATGACTCAGTCTGTGCAAGTTAACCCAAAGCTGCCTG ATCTGCGCTCTCCATTCATGTACACCAGTCAGGAGGAGGCTGACCAGCCAGGCTCCTACTCCGTCCAGACTCCGTATGGTTTCCAGCTGGATCTGGATTTCCTCAAATATGTAGAAGAAATAGAAAGTGGGCACAATCTCCGTCGGGGACCTGTCAGCTCTCGTCGCTTGGGCAGAGGGGTCAAACTCTCCCAGAGGAGTACGAGTGTGGGCGGGCGTACCAGTGGCTGGACTTCCACAGAGTCTCTTGCCTCCCCATCCAGTGAAGATGGCAGAGCTcctccaccgccaccaccaccacgcaaCCGCCTTGGGTCAGCACCCTGTGAGggactctctctttctcctgtaaccctcctccctgtccctccACTGTCTGCCGGAGTCAAGGTGCCACCCCCTCCACCGCTGCGCAACCCCAGAGTCGAGCGGACTCTCCTGGAAACCAGCCGGCGGCTACAGCAGGAGCAAACCCACAAGAATCAGAATGGCGCACGATTCCAGCTTGCAGATCCTCCCAAACAGCTCTTACACTCCCCATCCACTCAGCTTCTGCAAAGTAACTGGACTAAACCCAGTCCTCAGACCTCTGGGCGCAATACTCCAGCTGCTGGCACTCCAATGACTCCGATCCCTCCCAGCCAGCTGCAGACAGTTAGAGAGCAAATGGCTACCGCCTTGAAGCAGCTGAAGGAAATGGAAGAAAGGGTAAAGGGTGTTCCTGCGCTTGAGAAGGAGGTAGCCAAGCTTCGTGCTGAGAAAGACATGCTCCTGTTAGccctggaggagaagaaagtaGCCATAGAGGTGGCCCAGCAGAAGCAACAGTCTACAGAGTCTTCTACCCAAACCATAGAGACCCTTCAAACCCAAAGTCAGGATCCACAGACCTCACCAACCTCACCTGGTCACAAAGGCCTTGGAAAATCTGTTGAGCTGAAAATGTTGAAAGAGAAATTTGAGGGGAAGGAAGAGAAACCTCCAGAACCTTCATCAAAAGTTTTAGTAAAAGCTCCAGAGAAAGTTTCAGCTGTTGAGAAGAAATCAGTGGCTACTGGGGACGAAATGCCAATGGACTCTGTTGTTTTCTACTACAGCCAGGGTGTGAAAGATGCTTCTGTAGACACCAAGGTGAATGTGTTTGAGAAATGCATAGGAACGGAGGCCCCTCTGGTTCATGAGGAGGGAGTACAGGCCAcggtggagacagaggaagctGAGGTTTGGGTCATGGAGTCACTACTTGGTCTGACCAGCGAGGCCCAGCGGGAGATCGACACCTTACAAGACACCATTAAATTTCAGCAGGAGACCATTGTGGCCCTAGAGGACCAGTTGAGTGTGACAGACAAAGACCTTGGGACGCTTCGAGCACAGATGGAAGAGGAAGCATTTAAAGTCAAGGTAGAGAAAGGGGTTCTTGCTAAACCAGTCACAGCAaatgcacagacagagacactgaccaCTGTGTTAAAGCATGTTGCAGTTTTGTGCTGCCCAGAAGTGACTGATGCATGTGTAGGTGAGATTTTGACGGCAGATCAGACTGATCAGGGGACCCAGACAGATGCTTTACAGAAACCAGCAGAACCAGATCCTGTTGCACTGGTCAGCACTGGGTGTCAATGGGAGAACTTGTTTGAGGAAAAGGCTGGGGAGCAAAAAGTGACAGCCCCAAAGAAAAGACAATTGACCATCGCTGAGTACAAGGTTTCTCCAGACGAGGAGCTGATCAGCATGGCGGAGATGCAAGAGGAAGACCAAGGACAGAAAACTGAACCCAGCAACACCAATACAG GTATGTTGAAATCAATCATGAAGCGGAAGGATGGGAGTAACTCGGGCGAGAATCGCACCACCAGCAAGAAGAGCCTGCAGTTTGTTGGTATTCTAAATGGAGG GTATGAGTCAACAtccagtgaagaagaagaggaggaggaagatgggagTTCTTCTGGAGAAAGTGGAGAAGGCGAGTGCTTGGACAGCACCGAGGAGGATGAAGCAGCTATCGAAGAAGAAacatctgaggaggagagaaacgtCAATCTGGACGAGAGTGACACTGATGAGGAAACTCTGAGAGCCGCAAGTTATTCATCTGATGCTGTGAAAGAGAA gTTTGAGCTGAGCTCAAAAATGCGTGAGGCTTGTCTCATTGTAAAGAACCACCTGAACGATGACGTTAAGACACTGAAGAGTAAGGAAGTG CTCTCCAGCACCCACACTGTGCAGCTGGAGTGGTTCCGTATCTCCAGTGCCAAAATGGCTCAGCCCCCGCGGGTCTCCGACTACCTGATGGCGTTCTCGGAGGTGTCGTCAGTGCTGCTGGAACACGTCGTGAACATGACCGACGGCAACGGCAACACGGCTCTTCACTACAGCGTCTCCCACTCCAACTTCAGTGTGGtggggctgctgctggacacag GTGTGTGCTGTGTGGATAAGCAGAACAAGGCGGGCTACACAGCCATCATGCTGGCGGCTCTCTCCACAGTGAAGGAAGAGGACGACATGGCTGTGGTCAAGAAGCTCTTCAGTCAGGGCAATGTCAACGCCAAGGCCAGCCAG GCGGGCCAAACGGCGTTGATGCTAGCTGTTAGCCACGGACGCCAGGAGATGGTGCGGGCACTGCTGGAGTGTGGCGCTGACGTCAACGTGCAGGACGACGAGGGCTCCACGGCTCTGATGTGTGCCAGCGAACATGGCCGAGCCGAGATCGTCAAACTGCTCCTGGAACAGCCTGGTTGTGACATTTCCATCGTGGATAAT gaTGGCAGCAACGCTCTGTCTATCGCACTGGAGGCCTCTCACAATGACACAGCTGTGCTGCTCTACGCACATATGAACTATGCCAAGACCCAGCCTGCTGTG GGGAGTCCAAAGGCTGAGCAACGGAGCCACACCAGTCCCCAGAAGCCCTGGCCTGAATACTGA